In one Nomascus leucogenys isolate Asia chromosome 13, Asia_NLE_v1, whole genome shotgun sequence genomic region, the following are encoded:
- the LOC100579745 gene encoding WAP four-disulfide core domain protein 10A, with translation MQLCREVCDSLARLRAHALVRVMPSQTLLPVLVLCVVLLLLQAQGGYHDKKRMQKTQLSPEIKVCQQQPKLYLCKHLCESHRDCQANTICCSTYCGNVCMSIL, from the exons ATGCAGCTCTGCAGGGAAGTCTGTGACAGCCTGGCCAGACTTAGGGCTCATGCTCTGGTCAGAGTCATGCCATCCCAGACTCTGCTGCCTGTCCTTGTTCTCTGTGTGGTGCTGCTACTGCTGCAGGCCCAGGGAGGATACCATGACAAGAAGAGGATGCAGA AAACACAGCTATCCCCAGAAATCAAAGTCTGCCAGCAGCAGCCTAAACTATATCTATGCAAACACTTATGTGAATCTCACCGAGACTGTCAAGCAAATACCATATGCTGTTCTACCTACTGTGGGAATGTTTGCATGAGCATCCTGTGA